In Flavivirga abyssicola, the following are encoded in one genomic region:
- the folP gene encoding dihydropteroate synthase — MTINCKGKLIDLTSPKVMGILNITPDSFYDGGQHKNTSDILKHVELMISEGATFIDVGAYSSRPNADHVSEADELKRILPIVNLIVKEFPEVLLSIDTFRSNVAKQCIEAGAALINDISAGKLDDDMLQTIADLHVPYIMMHMKGTPQTMQQHTHYDDIIKDMLFYFSERIAAAKQLGIIDIIVDPGFGFAKTLEQNYELLNKFDLFKMIEKPVLVGVSRKSMIYKTLETSAKEALNGTSVLNTIALQKQASILRVHDVKEAMECIKLVESVVR, encoded by the coding sequence ATGACAATAAACTGTAAAGGAAAACTCATTGATTTAACATCGCCAAAAGTGATGGGTATTTTAAATATAACCCCAGATTCGTTTTATGATGGTGGTCAACATAAAAACACCTCTGACATCTTAAAACATGTAGAATTGATGATTAGTGAAGGTGCTACTTTTATTGATGTTGGCGCATACAGTTCGCGACCAAATGCAGACCATGTTAGTGAAGCTGATGAATTAAAACGAATTTTACCAATTGTTAATTTAATTGTAAAAGAATTTCCCGAAGTTCTACTGTCTATAGATACCTTTAGAAGTAACGTTGCAAAGCAATGTATTGAAGCTGGAGCTGCTTTAATTAATGATATTTCTGCAGGAAAATTAGATGACGATATGCTGCAAACTATTGCCGATTTGCATGTACCATACATTATGATGCACATGAAAGGGACACCACAAACCATGCAACAACACACTCATTACGACGATATTATCAAGGATATGCTCTTTTATTTTTCCGAACGTATTGCTGCGGCAAAACAATTAGGAATTATTGATATTATTGTAGATCCTGGATTTGGATTCGCCAAAACGTTGGAACAGAATTATGAATTGCTAAATAAGTTTGACCTTTTTAAAATGATTGAAAAGCCTGTATTAGTTGGTGTTTCCAGAAAATCTATGATTTATAAAACTTTGGAAACTTCAGCTAAAGAAGCTCTCAATGGCACGAGTGTTTTAAATACGATAGCTTTACAAAAACAAGCTTCGATTTTAAGGGTTCATGATGTTAAAGAGGCTATGGAATGTATTAAATTGGTTGAATCGGTTGTTCGTTAG
- a CDS encoding DUF1599 domain-containing protein, with protein sequence MQDTSKQYDAVVDTCKSLFIKKMSDYGSAWRILRLPSLTDQIFIKAQRIRGLQQNDVRKVDEGEVSEFIGIINYCIMALIQLEKGVVEQPDLSTEDATELYEKQVAITKQLMQDKNHDYGEAWRDMRVSSLTDLILQKLLRVKQIEDNAGKTLVSEGIDANYQDMINYAIFALIHLNEK encoded by the coding sequence ATGCAAGATACTTCAAAACAATATGATGCCGTAGTGGATACGTGTAAAAGTTTATTTATTAAAAAAATGTCGGATTATGGCAGTGCATGGCGCATTTTGCGATTACCATCACTTACCGATCAAATTTTTATTAAAGCACAGCGTATTAGAGGGCTTCAACAAAATGATGTTAGAAAGGTAGATGAAGGCGAAGTGAGTGAATTTATTGGTATTATAAATTACTGTATTATGGCATTAATTCAGTTAGAAAAAGGGGTGGTAGAGCAACCAGATTTATCTACAGAAGACGCTACTGAATTATATGAAAAACAAGTGGCCATTACAAAACAGCTTATGCAAGATAAAAATCATGACTATGGTGAAGCATGGCGAGATATGCGGGTAAGTAGCTTAACCGATTTAATTTTACAAAAGTTGTTGAGAGTTAAGCAAATTGAAGATAATGCAGGAAAAACTTTGGTAAGTGAAGGTATTGATGCTAATTATCAAGATATGATTAATTATGCCATTTTTGCCTTAATTCATTTAAATGAAAAATAA
- a CDS encoding BT_3928 family protein, whose amino-acid sequence MKYLVGISRVFVGVLFIISGLIKLNDPLGFSYKLEEYFSADVLNITFLEPYALMVSVLVVVFEVVLGVFLLIGYKPKFTIWSLLGMIVFFTFLTFYSAYFDKVKDCGCFGDALKLTPWESFTKDLILLFFILILFFGIKHIKPLFSKLLTTVIALLGFIFSLWFGYHVLEHLPAKDFRAYKIGANIQEGMSIPEDAAKPIVEYSWKFNVGGEEKVVTTNGSYPSVEGDFVSVDTKVIQEGYQPPIYDFSIESEDENLTDQFLEEENLIVIVSYSLEKIEQVGAMKLKRLSEEATKNGYKVIGLTASGEEAKQRIKEAYGIDFEFYLCDEKALKTVVRSNPGVLEIDKGTIKQKVHWNDIDDLELPKVERKPEPKIIEDVIAYFIDGESSTKEKVEVLDSTKIESINVVKDSLQLIALNAKDSTSTFYTGIIEVKLKGE is encoded by the coding sequence ATGAAGTATTTAGTAGGCATATCAAGAGTATTTGTTGGTGTTTTATTTATCATTTCTGGATTAATAAAACTAAACGACCCACTGGGGTTTTCATATAAGTTAGAGGAATATTTTAGTGCAGATGTTTTAAATATTACGTTTTTAGAGCCGTATGCATTGATGGTGTCAGTTTTAGTTGTTGTTTTTGAGGTTGTTCTAGGCGTGTTTTTACTTATAGGGTATAAACCAAAATTCACCATTTGGAGTTTGTTAGGAATGATCGTATTTTTTACATTTTTAACATTCTATTCTGCATATTTCGATAAAGTAAAAGACTGCGGTTGTTTTGGTGATGCTTTAAAGTTAACACCATGGGAAAGCTTTACAAAGGATTTGATTTTACTGTTTTTTATATTGATTCTGTTTTTTGGAATAAAACATATAAAACCTTTATTTAGTAAACTATTAACAACGGTGATTGCTCTATTAGGTTTTATATTTAGTCTTTGGTTTGGATATCATGTTTTAGAGCATTTACCAGCTAAAGATTTTAGAGCATATAAAATTGGAGCCAATATTCAAGAAGGTATGAGCATTCCTGAGGATGCAGCAAAGCCTATTGTAGAATACAGTTGGAAGTTTAATGTAGGAGGAGAGGAGAAGGTTGTTACGACTAACGGATCTTACCCTTCAGTTGAAGGTGATTTTGTTAGTGTTGATACAAAAGTAATTCAAGAAGGCTATCAACCACCTATTTACGATTTTTCAATAGAAAGTGAAGATGAAAACTTAACAGATCAGTTTTTAGAAGAAGAAAATCTTATTGTTATAGTGTCTTATAGTTTGGAGAAGATTGAACAAGTAGGAGCTATGAAATTAAAGAGATTATCTGAAGAAGCCACTAAAAATGGCTATAAAGTTATTGGTTTAACAGCTTCTGGTGAAGAAGCCAAACAGCGGATTAAAGAAGCTTATGGTATTGATTTTGAATTTTATTTATGCGATGAAAAAGCCTTAAAGACTGTAGTACGTTCCAATCCTGGTGTTTTGGAAATAGATAAAGGCACTATCAAGCAAAAAGTACATTGGAATGATATTGATGATTTAGAGTTGCCAAAAGTTGAAAGAAAACCAGAACCAAAAATAATTGAAGATGTTATTGCTTATTTTATTGATGGAGAATCATCAACAAAAGAAAAGGTAGAGGTTTTAGACTCTACAAAAATTGAAAGTATTAATGTTGTTAAAGATTCTTTACAGCTAATAGCATTAAATGCTAAGGATAGCACTAGTACGTTTTATACAGGCATTATTGAAGTTAAACTTAAAGGCGAATAA
- a CDS encoding ABC transporter permease yields MISYLLNKITYALLTLFGVVTVIFFLFNVLPGDPAQMMLGQNEDSEQLAIVKQKYGFDKSISTQYFYYLNDLSPISFHSKKQADYTFLKAGKYSATKLFSIGNTTTVLKFPYLRESFTKQGKKVSRVLAETLPNTFVLAVTAIIIAMILGVLLGIVSALYKDKWLDKTIQIFSTLGMSIPSFFSAILFAWFFGYILHEYTNLEMTGSLYELDDFGEAMHIKWKNLILPAVVLGIRPLAVVIQLMRNSLLEVFNQDYIRTARAKGLSEFQIIKKHAVKNALNPVVTAISGWFASMLAGAVFVEYIFGWNGLGKEIVNALNTLDLPVIMGSVLIIALLFIIINIFVDLIYVWLDPKVKLQ; encoded by the coding sequence TTGATAAGCTACTTACTAAATAAAATCACATATGCTTTACTCACATTATTTGGAGTAGTTACTGTTATTTTCTTTTTATTTAATGTACTTCCTGGAGATCCAGCGCAAATGATGCTTGGGCAAAATGAAGATAGTGAGCAACTAGCAATCGTCAAACAAAAATACGGATTCGATAAGTCTATAAGTACTCAGTATTTCTACTATTTAAATGACTTATCACCAATCTCATTTCATTCAAAAAAACAAGCGGATTATACTTTTTTAAAAGCAGGAAAATACAGTGCAACGAAGTTGTTTTCAATAGGAAATACCACCACTGTTTTAAAATTTCCTTATTTACGGGAATCTTTTACAAAACAAGGAAAAAAAGTAAGTCGTGTGTTAGCAGAAACATTACCTAATACCTTTGTCTTAGCTGTTACAGCTATAATTATTGCTATGATTTTAGGTGTTTTATTGGGAATCGTTTCTGCATTATATAAAGATAAATGGCTAGATAAAACTATTCAGATCTTTAGTACTTTAGGGATGAGTATTCCATCGTTTTTCAGTGCTATTTTGTTTGCCTGGTTTTTTGGTTATATACTGCATGAGTATACCAATTTGGAAATGACAGGAAGCTTATACGAATTAGATGATTTTGGAGAAGCCATGCATATTAAATGGAAGAACCTAATACTTCCTGCAGTTGTATTAGGAATTCGACCGTTAGCCGTAGTGATACAACTTATGCGAAATTCGTTATTAGAAGTTTTTAATCAGGATTATATCCGTACAGCAAGAGCCAAAGGGCTAAGTGAATTTCAAATTATAAAAAAACATGCTGTTAAAAATGCTCTAAACCCTGTTGTAACAGCTATATCAGGTTGGTTCGCTTCTATGCTAGCAGGAGCCGTTTTTGTAGAGTATATTTTTGGTTGGAATGGGTTGGGGAAAGAGATTGTAAATGCGTTAAATACATTAGATTTGCCAGTTATTATGGGTTCTGTATTAATTATAGCCTTACTCTTTATAATTATTAATATTTTTGTAGACTTAATTTATGTATGGTTAGATCCGAAAGTGAAGCTGCAATAA
- a CDS encoding TlpA family protein disulfide reductase, whose protein sequence is MKKISYILILLITIFSCKKSPTQFSEAALNDIFITLEGSPIAFRDILETHKGKTLVIDVWASWCSDCIKGMPKVKDLQAEYKEVTYIFLSLDKTQKAWKKGIEKYDVKGIHYFMKSGWDGMFSDFIDLDWIPRYMVVDAKGNIELFEAVKADDIRIKENL, encoded by the coding sequence ATGAAAAAAATAAGCTATATACTTATACTATTAATCACCATTTTTAGTTGTAAAAAGTCTCCAACACAATTTTCTGAAGCAGCTTTAAACGATATATTTATTACTCTGGAAGGTAGTCCTATAGCTTTTAGAGATATTTTAGAGACTCATAAGGGAAAAACATTAGTGATTGATGTATGGGCATCGTGGTGTAGCGATTGTATAAAAGGAATGCCGAAGGTTAAAGACTTACAAGCCGAATATAAAGAGGTTACCTATATCTTTTTGTCTTTAGATAAAACCCAAAAAGCATGGAAAAAAGGCATTGAAAAATATGATGTAAAAGGGATACATTATTTTATGAAGTCCGGTTGGGATGGGATGTTTAGCGATTTTATAGACCTCGATTGGATACCGCGTTACATGGTAGTAGATGCAAAAGGAAATATTGAACTATTTGAAGCTGTTAAAGCAGACGATATAAGAATTAAAGAAAATTTATAA
- the tpiA gene encoding triose-phosphate isomerase, which yields MRKQIVAGNWKMNNDLSQTESLINELKSKTKTSNAEVMVAPTFTNLYHAYSVLKTTNIEVIAQNMHFAENGAYTGEISAGMLKSIGIETVILGHSERREYFNETDELLAKKVDAALAKGMRVIFCFGEELADRKSGNEEAVVGNQIKNALFHLDAASYQNIVLAYEPVWAIGTGETASPEQAQDMHAFIRKTLADKYGNDVADEVSILYGGSVKPANAEEIFSKPDVDGGLIGGAALKADDFFAIVNAF from the coding sequence ATGAGAAAACAAATTGTAGCAGGTAACTGGAAAATGAATAATGATTTATCACAAACAGAATCATTAATTAATGAGTTGAAAAGTAAAACTAAAACCTCAAATGCAGAGGTTATGGTAGCACCAACATTTACTAATTTATATCACGCTTACAGCGTATTAAAAACGACTAATATAGAAGTTATTGCACAAAACATGCATTTTGCAGAAAATGGTGCTTATACAGGTGAAATAAGTGCTGGGATGCTTAAAAGTATTGGAATAGAAACAGTTATTTTAGGACATAGTGAACGTCGTGAGTATTTTAATGAAACAGATGAATTACTAGCTAAAAAAGTAGATGCAGCATTAGCAAAGGGTATGCGTGTAATTTTCTGTTTTGGAGAAGAACTAGCCGATAGAAAATCCGGAAACGAAGAAGCTGTTGTTGGAAATCAAATTAAAAATGCCTTATTTCATTTAGATGCCGCTTCTTACCAAAATATCGTATTAGCCTATGAGCCTGTTTGGGCAATTGGTACGGGTGAGACAGCTAGCCCAGAGCAAGCACAAGATATGCATGCTTTTATAAGAAAGACATTAGCTGATAAATACGGGAATGATGTAGCTGATGAAGTTTCAATTCTTTATGGTGGTAGTGTTAAGCCTGCAAATGCAGAAGAAATTTTTTCTAAACCAGATGTGGACGGTGGTTTAATTGGAGGTGCTGCACTTAAGGCAGACGACTTTTTTGCCATTGTAAATGCATTTTAA